The genomic window TTTAATTCTTCCACAGCTTTAAATGAACCTTTTTCTTGCCTATATTGTAAAATACGTTCAGCTTTTTTTTCACCAATCCCAGATAGTGTTTGTAATTCACTTATATCTGCAGTGTTAATGTTTACTTTACCTGTCTGTGTCTCGTTTGATTCACTTGATGGACTACTCACCACTGGCAGCTCTTCTTCACTTTCATTTGTACCTATACTCGATTTTTCTACTCCTATCGCCGGTATTGTAATCATCATTTGATCTGTTAGCTTTTGAGAAAGATTAACCATACTTTGATCAGCTGTTGGCAAGAAACCACCTGCTAAAATAATAACATCTGTTAAACGTGTTTCTGAATTTATTTCATAGACTCCTGGTAATTGAACAGCACCCTTGATATCAACAAAAATAGAGGTATCTATAACTTTTTCTTGCTTGCTTTTACTTTCATTTCCATCTGAAACGATGCTACTTTGGAGCGAGGAAGCATGACTTATATAAAAATCAGTTAAAGATTCATCTAGCTGGTCAGTTGTTTCTGATTCAGAAATAAGACTAAAAACCAAAAAGAAGATAATAAACAGGCAAGTAACAATTAAACTAATCGCTATCATTGATTTTCTTTTTACTAATTCTATTTTAATTTTTTCAATCATTTAGCACCACCTCCTCTGTATTTATCGTATCTACTAAAATTATCCGCAATCATTTAGCTTTAACTTTATTATTTATTATTAATCTCGTTTTTCTATTAACTTTTGATAAAAAAATAAAACACACTCTCAGACTGCTAAGTCTTAGGAAGTGTGCTTTATTTTAATTGATTTAAATAGTTGATAGCATCTTGATATTGTTTAACGGGAATAATTTTCATTTCAGTATCTATTTTTTTAGCAACTTTTAAAGCTTCTTCATAATTTGATTGTACGTTCGGATAATTTTTTTTAATAACTGGATCAATAGAATCATCTGGCGCAAAAAAGATAGTTGCTCCTTCTTTACTAGCCGCTACAACTTTTTTATCAATCCCGCCAATTCGTCCAATTGTTCCATCAGGTGAAATTGTACCTGTTCCGGCAATCTCAGTGCCTTTACGTAAATCTTGCTTAGTTAATTGCTCATATATTTGGAGAGTATACATAAATCCTGCAGAAGGCCCTCCGATATCATCTGAATCAATAGAAACAGGTATATCTGTTTCTATTGAGGTATGATCAACTAAACTAATACCTAAACCGGGTGTTTTAGTTTGTTCTATTTCTATTAAAGGAGCAGAAATAGTATTCACTTTATTCTCTCGTTGGTACGTAACCGCAATATCTTGTCCAGGACTTTTACTTTTTACGTAGTCGATGAATTCAGCAGAACTTTTAAATTTTTGACCATCTAATGCCGTTACTGTATCTCCAACAAATAGTTTTCCAGAAAAATTTGAATCTGGTAAAATAGACATAACATAAATTCCTTTATAGGTTAATTTATACTCTTCATTTGCCGTCTTATACGCTAACTCAATAGCTGCATTAACTGAGCTATCCATATAATACTTTTGTAAATTATCATACTCTTCACTTGATTCTGTTGTACCAAATAGTTCTTTTTTAGTCACTCCTTCATGAAAAGGCAAGTATTTTGTAAAGTAACTTACAGGTGTAGCTCTACGAATTGAAACGGTCGTTAACATAAAACTTCCTGGATTTTCATCAACTTTATCATTAACTTCAATTAATTCATTTAATCGAACTGCTGAGCCTGGCGCTTCAATATAGTAAGGGAGAGGAACAGTCAATCCTAAAACAAGGAATAGAGTCGCGACAAATAAAATAATGGTTTTACTATTTTTTATTTTTTTCATTATAATCACCCTTACATAGCAGCTATTCTAAGAGTTTTCAGTTTCTTTTTTTAGGTAAGCATACTTTTTTTTAATCGCTTTATCGACATCAAGTGGCACTAATTTAGAAACATCTCCACCGAAAAAAGAGACCTCTTTAATTAAACTTGAGCTTAGAAATCGATGTTGTTGCGAGGCCATTAAAATAATGGTCTCAATTTCTAAATTTTGCGTTTTGTTCATAGCAGCAATATTCATTTCATATTCAAAATCTTCAGCATTGCGTAATCCTCTAATCAGTACGTTTGCTCCAACTTTTTTAGCTAAATCTACTGTCAAACCCGTTGTATGTTCGATGATGGAAACATTTTTCAACTGCTTAGTTGCCGATTGTATTAATTGTATTTTTTCATTTACATCGAATAAATTCTTTTTAGACGTATTCGTTGCTACAGCAATAAAAAGATGATCAAATAATTTAGCAGAACGTTCAATTGTATCAACGTGCCCATTTGTTAACGGATCAAAACTTCCTGGGAATAGTGCATTCTTGACCATTTTAAAAAGCTCCTTCACTAAAAACTTCATACAATACTATTTTACTTGCTCCATAAACCGTCGATCTAAACTGTTTTGCTCCACTAATTTTGTCTGGTAAATCAATTTTCCGTCCAACTTCACAAACAATTACTGCTTTATCTGCTAAAAGATTTAAAGAAAGAATTTTTTCAAGTTGTTTAACAATCTCCTGTTCAAAATAAGGCGGGTCTATAAAAAGTAAATCAAACGGGCTATTTTTAGTTGCTAACATTTCAATAGCCCGGTTCGCATCACTTCGGTAAACATCAAATTTGGTCATTTCTTTAGTCATTTCAATATTTTCTTTTATTATTTTAATCGCTGTTGTATCTTTATCGACCAATACTGCATGGTCCATTCCTCTAGAAATAGCCTCGATAGATAAACCACCACTACCTGCAAATAAATCCAAACATCTTCCACCATCAAAGTAAGGTCCAATAATATTAAAAATAGATTCTTTTACTTTATCGGACGTTGGCCTAGTATTTTCACCAGGAGCAGATTTCAACTTTCTTCCACCATAGTCACCAGAAATTACTCTCATTAAAGAATACCAACTTTCTTTTCTTTTTTTTTCTTTTAAAAAAGAGGTAGGAACAAAATCCTCCCTCTTTAATCTTTTGAACCATTCGACCTACTTTAATCTCGCTATACTAACTTTATTATAGTGATAAACGTTAGCCATTTCTAACTTCATGTTCTTTTATAATATGTTCATTTTTAACTAATTGACTTTCAGACTCTATATTTAGCTGATTAAATTCTTCAACTTCCTCAACTTCTTTTCTAGGAGTTGCTTTTTTAAGAACTTCTTTAAAATCCATATTAATCAATGGTCTGTAAGAGGGTTCCACTTGTCGAACGAAATGCAGCTCCTTGAGTTTACGGATAGTTGCTTCTAGTTCTGTCCGATTCACATAAATAACAATGTATTTCATTCGCTTTGATACATAATGAATCAAACCAAATCGCTTAAGTGTTTTCATATGTCTTAAACTATAGACCCAAATGATTATACCTTGTCTTTCACTTAATGTAAGTTCCAATGAACATTCTCCCTTCTTTTTCCTTATTTTATGCTTGGTTCTTCTTGTCTATTTAATATTAACATGACTTCTTCCCCACGAAAAGCAATGCCAAATCTTTCCATCAGAGGATCAGCTAAAATAGTTCGTTGGTTTTCAAGACTAAACCAATACGTGATTAACCAAGTTGAATTCGTAAACTGATTAGAATAAACAACACGATTATCTAATAAAGTTAATTTATTTAATTTTAAATAATCTTGAATCTCTTCGCTCTTTAAAGGAGGCAGTCCTACCTCTTCTTCAAAATTATCTTGGACAAATTTATTTTCATTTGAAATGTCCATTTTTATTGAACCTTCCGCCAAGGAAGATTCTCTTTTCTTTACTTCTTCACTTGATTGTTCGATAGCCATTTTCTCTTGATTAATAAAAATATCTTTGGCAATAGAAGAAAGTTCTTTATTGTAAGTTAATTCAGGTAAATTATACCGTTTCCTTAAAGCATTAAGAGTAACTTCTACTTCTTTTATCTTGCCTTTTTCATCTTCTAATTCTGTTGCTGGTTCTTTCTTTGTAATGCCTTCATTCTGAGGAAACACTTCATAAATATCCGATTGAAGTAAGGTTTGTTCGTCTACATAACGAATAGCATTAATTTTATTGGTTTCTCTATCTACCATTAAGATTGAAAAAACATTCTTTTCAAAAATAACTAGCGGGTGGTAATTCAAGTCATTTTCTGATAGTTCAATTGTATAATCTTTATTTTCATATTCAATAGAAAAGGTTGGGTATAAAGGAGTTAGTTGATAAACTTCTGCTATATCCATACCTACTTTAAACGGAGAAACATCCAATATTGACCCTAGAACAAACATAGATATGACCTTACCTTGTTTTGAAACCCCAACTTGAAAGTAATCTTTTTCGTTATCGCCATAAATCCACCATTCGTAGCCATATGAAGTTGTTTCAATACGTAGAGGACGACCCTGTTTTTTTTCAAGTAAATCAATGGTTTCTCCAACATATTGGCCTATCCCTTCAAGAGGAAAAACCTCTTGTTTAACGGCAGGAATAGAGTTTGTTTTGGCCTCTTTTTTTAGCTTTGGTACGTTTTTCTTTTGAGTAACAATTTCAGAAGGACTATCGGAAATAATTTGAGGAACAAAATAGGTTAAGAGCATTAAAACCAAGAAAATTGGTATTGTTCTCAAAATTGTTTTCATATTTTAGGTACTCCTTACCGACACTTATTTCGCAATCATCTCAATCAATAAATCGCCTGTTTCAATGAGATTATCTGCTTCTACATAAATTTGATCGATAACGCCGTCAAACGCAGCTTTTATCGTTGTTTCCATTTTCATTGCTTCCGTAATGACGATTGGATCCCCTTGGCTAACACGGTCTCCTTTTGAAACTAAGACTTCTATAATCGAACCAGGCATCGTAGCACCAATATGTTCTTTATTCGTTGGTTCTGCTTTTTTACGAACAACTTTGGTACTCGTAATGCTTTTATCTTTTACTACAATTTCTCTGCCTTGGCCATTTAAATCAAAATACATCGTACGATTGCCTTCAGAGTTTGGTTCACCAATCTGATTTAATTTAATAATCAGTGTCTTACCCTTTTCAATCTGGACTTCAATTGATTCACCTGTTCGCATCCCATGAAAGAACGTCGCTGTATCTAAAACTGTTACATCACCAAATTGTTCATAATTTTTTTGATAATCTAAAAATACTTCAGGATACATAACGTAGCTTAACACCTCTTCGTTAGAAGGCTCCTTATTGATTAGTTTAGCTAGTTTCACTTTAGTTTGTTCAAGATCAATTGGATCCGCTAAAATTCCAGGCCGGACCGTAATCGGCTGACTTTTTTTCAAAACGATTTTTTGCAATTTTTCTGGAAATCCGCCAACAGGCTGTCCTAAATCTCCCATGAAGAAGCTGATGACAGACTCTGGAAAATCAATTGAATGACCTTGATTATAGACATCTTCTTCAGTTAACTCATTTTGCACCATAAATAATGCCATATCTCCAACAACTTTCGAAGAGGGCGTTACTTTAATAATATCACCAAACATCTGATTAACCAGTGCATATATTTTTTTAATTTCATCCCATTTATCTGCTAGTCCAACTGCTTTAGCTTGTTGTTTAAGATTAGAGTATTGACCTCCTGGCATCTCATGTTGGTAAACTTCTGTTTGAGGAGCACTTACCCCATTTTCAAAATCACTATAACGTGTTCTCACATCTTCCCAGTAATGATTAATTTGCTGGACATTTTCAATATTTATAGATGGAACTCGTTGTGTCCCTAATAAAGAATAGTAGAGGCTGCTCATGCTAGGTTGACTCGTCGCGCTGCTCATGGCACTCATTGCGACATCGACAATATCTACCCCAGCTTTAACGGCTAAAGCATACGTAAATATCCCATTTCCACTCGTGTCATGAGTATGCAAATGAATTGGCACTTGAACAGTATCTTTTAATTCACTAATTAAACGATACGCTGCTTCAGGTTTTAAAATTCCAGCCATATCTTTAATTGCAATGATATGTGCACCTTGATTCTCTAGTTCTTTAGCCATTTCCTTATAGTAGTCAATCGTATATTTCGTTCTTAGTGGATCATTAATATCACCTGTATAGCAAATAGATGCTTCAACTATCTTACCTGTGTCTCTGACAACTTGAATACTTTTCTCCATTTGAGGAATCCAATTTAAACTATCAAAGATACGAAATACATCTACTCCACTTTTGGCTGCTTGCTGAATAAATGATTCAATCACATTATCAGGATAATTTTGATACCCTACTGCATTAGAACCTCTAAATAACATTTGGAGAAGCGTGTTAGGCATTTCGTGTCTTAGTTTTTCCAAACGCTCCCATGGATCTTCATTCAAGAATCGATAAGCAACATCAAAAGTCGCTCCACCCCACACTTCAGAAGAAAATAATTGTGGGATAGCTTTTTCTGTTTCCGCAGCAATGTTTAAAAAATCTTGTGTCCGAACGCGGGTCGCTAGCAAGCTTTGATGGGCATCTCTAAACGTTGTATCTGTTAATAAGACTTCTTTCGTATTTTTTATCCAGTTTACCACTGCATCTACACCTTGATGTTCTAAAATACCTTTTGCATTTAGTGGAACATCGTTTAGTAAAGTTAGTTTCTTAGGTCTTCTAGCAGGTTCATAAAATTTCTTTGGAGCTTTCTCGATACCTGGGAAACCATTCACTGTAATCGTACTAATATATTTCATTGTCTTATTTCCTCTATCACGAACTTTTGAAAACACAAAAAGTTCAGGAGTCGAATCAATAAAGGTTGTTTTTGCTTCTCCTGAAAGAAAAACCGGGTGGGAAATAACATTATCCATAAATGGAATATTTGTTTTTACACCACGAATACGGAATTCTCTTAAAGATCGTGTCATTTTTTGTGCAGCTAGTTCAAATGTAGACGCGTGCGTACATACTTTGACAAGCAAGGAATCAAAAAATGGCGAAACTACAGTGCCTTGAAAACCATTGCCTGCATCTAGGCGTATCCCAAAACCACCTGGAGAGCGATACGTATCTATTTTACCAGTGTCAGGTAAAAAACCATTAAGGGGATCTTCAGTCGTTATACGACACTGAATAGCTGCACCCATTAAGGGTATATTCTCTTGAGCAGGAATAGCTATCTCACTGTGTAAATTTTTCCCTTGTGCAATTAGAATTTGAGCTTGAACAATGTCAATTCCCGTGATGAGTTCCGTAATAGTGTGCTCTACTTGTACACGTGGATTTACTTCAATAAAATAAAATTCATTGCCTTCAAGTAAAAATTCAACGGTTCCTGCATTAACATAGCCAACATGCTTCATCAATTGAACAGCCGACTCACACATTTTGAGACGTAGTTCATCTGGAATAGAAACACACGGCGCAACCTCTACAACCTTTTGGTGTCGACGTTGTACTGAGCAATCACGTTCATATAAATGAATAATATTCCCATGAGTATCTCCTAATATTTGAACTTCGATATGCTTAGGATCTTGAATATAGCGTTCGACATATATATCATCATTTCCAAATGCCGATTTTGCTTCACTACGGGCCCTTTCGAAACTATCTTTTACTTCTTCAGCGGAGTAAGCCACACGCATTCCTCTTCCGCCACCTCCTAGTGCTGCCTTTACCATAATAGGATAGCCAAAAGTTTCACCAAATTTTATGACTTCTTCAACAGTTAATACAGGCCCTTGAGAACCCGGTATAGATTTTATACCAGCTGCGATTGCTGCTTCTTTAGCCTTAAGTTTATCTCCAAAAATATCTAAATGATGCAAATCAGGACCAATGAAAATAATTCCTTCTTCTTCACAACGTCTAGCAAAATTTAAGTTTTCTGATAAAAAACCATAACCAGGATGAATTGCATCCGCATTAGAGTACTTTGCGATACGAATCATATCTTCGATATCCAAATAAGCCTCTATCGGTTTTTTTCCTTCCCCTACTAAATAGGCTTCATCTGCTTTGAATCGATGAACAGATCCCTCGTCTTCCTGTGCGTATACAGCAACAGTCCCAATATGAAGCTCCGTCAAAGCGCGGAATATTCGGATGGCTATTTCTCCTCGATTAGCTACTAATACTTTTTTCACTATCTCCACTCCTAAATCATCCGATTATTTTACTTACTATCTAACTTTACTTATACTTTATCATTTAATCATTTAATCTTTTCAACTTCATTTTTTTTATTCATTGCACTTACATTTAAGACTAATCCAATTGAAATAGCCAAAACCAATGCGCTAGAGCCACCGTAACTGACAAACGGGAACGTTACACCTGTAATCGGCAAGAGCCCTAGAACCCCTCCTAAAT from Carnobacterium iners includes these protein-coding regions:
- a CDS encoding ComEA family DNA-binding protein codes for the protein MIEKIKIELVKRKSMIAISLIVTCLFIIFFLVFSLISESETTDQLDESLTDFYISHASSLQSSIVSDGNESKSKQEKVIDTSIFVDIKGAVQLPGVYEINSETRLTDVIILAGGFLPTADQSMVNLSQKLTDQMMITIPAIGVEKSSIGTNESEEELPVVSSPSSESNETQTGKVNINTADISELQTLSGIGEKKAERILQYRQEKGSFKAVEELKEVSGIGDKTFEALAEFISVGTD
- a CDS encoding SepM family pheromone-processing serine protease gives rise to the protein MKKIKNSKTIILFVATLFLVLGLTVPLPYYIEAPGSAVRLNELIEVNDKVDENPGSFMLTTVSIRRATPVSYFTKYLPFHEGVTKKELFGTTESSEEYDNLQKYYMDSSVNAAIELAYKTANEEYKLTYKGIYVMSILPDSNFSGKLFVGDTVTALDGQKFKSSAEFIDYVKSKSPGQDIAVTYQRENKVNTISAPLIEIEQTKTPGLGISLVDHTSIETDIPVSIDSDDIGGPSAGFMYTLQIYEQLTKQDLRKGTEIAGTGTISPDGTIGRIGGIDKKVVAASKEGATIFFAPDDSIDPVIKKNYPNVQSNYEEALKVAKKIDTEMKIIPVKQYQDAINYLNQLK
- the coaD gene encoding pantetheine-phosphate adenylyltransferase; this encodes MVKNALFPGSFDPLTNGHVDTIERSAKLFDHLFIAVATNTSKKNLFDVNEKIQLIQSATKQLKNVSIIEHTTGLTVDLAKKVGANVLIRGLRNAEDFEYEMNIAAMNKTQNLEIETIILMASQQHRFLSSSLIKEVSFFGGDVSKLVPLDVDKAIKKKYAYLKKETENS
- the rsmD gene encoding 16S rRNA (guanine(966)-N(2))-methyltransferase RsmD; the encoded protein is MRVISGDYGGRKLKSAPGENTRPTSDKVKESIFNIIGPYFDGGRCLDLFAGSGGLSIEAISRGMDHAVLVDKDTTAIKIIKENIEMTKEMTKFDVYRSDANRAIEMLATKNSPFDLLFIDPPYFEQEIVKQLEKILSLNLLADKAVIVCEVGRKIDLPDKISGAKQFRSTVYGASKIVLYEVFSEGAF
- a CDS encoding YlbG family protein — its product is MELTLSERQGIIIWVYSLRHMKTLKRFGLIHYVSKRMKYIVIYVNRTELEATIRKLKELHFVRQVEPSYRPLINMDFKEVLKKATPRKEVEEVEEFNQLNIESESQLVKNEHIIKEHEVRNG
- a CDS encoding CAP-associated domain-containing protein, coding for MKTILRTIPIFLVLMLLTYFVPQIISDSPSEIVTQKKNVPKLKKEAKTNSIPAVKQEVFPLEGIGQYVGETIDLLEKKQGRPLRIETTSYGYEWWIYGDNEKDYFQVGVSKQGKVISMFVLGSILDVSPFKVGMDIAEVYQLTPLYPTFSIEYENKDYTIELSENDLNYHPLVIFEKNVFSILMVDRETNKINAIRYVDEQTLLQSDIYEVFPQNEGITKKEPATELEDEKGKIKEVEVTLNALRKRYNLPELTYNKELSSIAKDIFINQEKMAIEQSSEEVKKRESSLAEGSIKMDISNENKFVQDNFEEEVGLPPLKSEEIQDYLKLNKLTLLDNRVVYSNQFTNSTWLITYWFSLENQRTILADPLMERFGIAFRGEEVMLILNRQEEPSIK
- a CDS encoding pyruvate carboxylase, whose product is MKKVLVANRGEIAIRIFRALTELHIGTVAVYAQEDEGSVHRFKADEAYLVGEGKKPIEAYLDIEDMIRIAKYSNADAIHPGYGFLSENLNFARRCEEEGIIFIGPDLHHLDIFGDKLKAKEAAIAAGIKSIPGSQGPVLTVEEVIKFGETFGYPIMVKAALGGGGRGMRVAYSAEEVKDSFERARSEAKSAFGNDDIYVERYIQDPKHIEVQILGDTHGNIIHLYERDCSVQRRHQKVVEVAPCVSIPDELRLKMCESAVQLMKHVGYVNAGTVEFLLEGNEFYFIEVNPRVQVEHTITELITGIDIVQAQILIAQGKNLHSEIAIPAQENIPLMGAAIQCRITTEDPLNGFLPDTGKIDTYRSPGGFGIRLDAGNGFQGTVVSPFFDSLLVKVCTHASTFELAAQKMTRSLREFRIRGVKTNIPFMDNVISHPVFLSGEAKTTFIDSTPELFVFSKVRDRGNKTMKYISTITVNGFPGIEKAPKKFYEPARRPKKLTLLNDVPLNAKGILEHQGVDAVVNWIKNTKEVLLTDTTFRDAHQSLLATRVRTQDFLNIAAETEKAIPQLFSSEVWGGATFDVAYRFLNEDPWERLEKLRHEMPNTLLQMLFRGSNAVGYQNYPDNVIESFIQQAAKSGVDVFRIFDSLNWIPQMEKSIQVVRDTGKIVEASICYTGDINDPLRTKYTIDYYKEMAKELENQGAHIIAIKDMAGILKPEAAYRLISELKDTVQVPIHLHTHDTSGNGIFTYALAVKAGVDIVDVAMSAMSSATSQPSMSSLYYSLLGTQRVPSINIENVQQINHYWEDVRTRYSDFENGVSAPQTEVYQHEMPGGQYSNLKQQAKAVGLADKWDEIKKIYALVNQMFGDIIKVTPSSKVVGDMALFMVQNELTEEDVYNQGHSIDFPESVISFFMGDLGQPVGGFPEKLQKIVLKKSQPITVRPGILADPIDLEQTKVKLAKLINKEPSNEEVLSYVMYPEVFLDYQKNYEQFGDVTVLDTATFFHGMRTGESIEVQIEKGKTLIIKLNQIGEPNSEGNRTMYFDLNGQGREIVVKDKSITSTKVVRKKAEPTNKEHIGATMPGSIIEVLVSKGDRVSQGDPIVITEAMKMETTIKAAFDGVIDQIYVEADNLIETGDLLIEMIAK